The following are from one region of the Microbacterium sp. cx-55 genome:
- the aztD gene encoding zinc metallochaperone AztD, translating into MHRTPLARAGLIALSLTAVAALAACSPASGTSTDSASADASAGVERLAISYAGGILVLDGASLDTVADLPSEEFTRLSAAGDGSHVLVTMSEGFQVLDTGAAAASAPSFTDQIFAAEAPGHVVRHGGKTLMYADGTSDTTIVDTSDFANADDVLPPSTTVPGVEAHHGVSVMLEDGTFLTTVGNADGRTGISVTGADGRVLATSADCPGVHGEGTAANEAVVFGCENGALIYRDGEITKLASPDQPYGRMGNAYVSETSPLVVGDYKDDPDAEGYLLSRVTLIDTEAKTLDVVPLPEGVEYTFRDIARGPGDLAYVLGTDGAIHVLDPATGDLTAEYPVIGAWEGPVEWQDPHPAIVVSGDIAYVTEPAANAVHAVNLTTGEIVATTTLDVQPNEVAVAAG; encoded by the coding sequence ATGCATCGCACCCCCCTGGCCCGCGCGGGCCTGATCGCGCTGAGCCTCACGGCCGTCGCGGCACTCGCCGCGTGCTCCCCCGCATCCGGCACCTCCACCGACAGCGCATCGGCGGATGCGTCGGCCGGCGTCGAACGTCTCGCGATCAGCTACGCCGGCGGCATCCTCGTGCTCGACGGTGCGAGCCTCGACACCGTCGCCGATCTGCCGTCCGAGGAGTTCACCCGGCTGAGCGCCGCCGGCGACGGCAGTCACGTTCTCGTGACGATGAGCGAGGGGTTCCAGGTGCTCGATACGGGCGCGGCGGCCGCATCCGCCCCGTCGTTCACCGATCAGATCTTCGCCGCCGAGGCGCCCGGACACGTCGTGCGTCACGGCGGCAAGACGCTCATGTACGCCGACGGCACGAGCGACACGACGATCGTCGACACGTCCGATTTCGCGAACGCCGACGACGTGCTGCCGCCGAGCACCACGGTGCCGGGCGTCGAGGCGCACCACGGCGTCTCGGTCATGCTCGAGGACGGCACCTTTCTGACGACCGTCGGAAACGCCGACGGTCGCACCGGGATCTCCGTCACGGGCGCGGACGGCAGGGTCCTCGCGACCAGCGCCGACTGCCCCGGCGTGCACGGCGAGGGCACGGCCGCCAACGAAGCCGTCGTGTTCGGCTGCGAGAACGGCGCACTGATCTACCGGGACGGCGAGATCACGAAGCTCGCGTCACCCGATCAGCCTTACGGACGCATGGGCAACGCGTACGTCAGCGAGACGAGCCCGCTCGTCGTCGGCGACTACAAGGACGACCCGGATGCGGAGGGCTACCTGCTCTCTCGCGTCACGCTGATCGACACGGAAGCGAAGACCCTCGACGTCGTGCCGCTGCCGGAGGGCGTCGAATACACCTTCCGCGATATCGCCCGCGGCCCGGGCGACCTCGCTTACGTCCTCGGCACCGACGGGGCGATCCACGTGCTCGACCCGGCCACCGGCGACCTGACCGCAGAGTACCCGGTGATCGGCGCCTGGGAGGGTCCGGTCGAATGGCAGGATCCGCATCCGGCCATCGTCGTGTCGGGCGACATCGCCTACGTCACCGAGCCCGCCGCGAACGCGGTGCACGCCGTGAACCTCACGACCGGCGAGATCGTCGCGACGACCACGCTCGACGTGCAGCCGAACGAGGTCGCCGTCGCCGCCGGCTGA